CCATGTTCAGAAGATGGCGCGCGACAACCAGTCCGTCCCCGCCATTGTTGCCCTTGCCGATAAAAACGGTAACTGTCTTGTCCCGTACATCTCCCAATACTTGTTTGACAACTTCCACCACATGGCGGCCGGCGTTTTCCATCAGGACTAGGCCTGGTATGCCGTAATCCTCAATGGCGGTCCTTTCCAACGCCTTCATTTCTTCAGCGGTAACCACCCTCATGCGTTAGCCCCCCGTCCGGTGGCGACAGCAAAAGCCACCGCAAATTCACGACTATGTGATAAGGTGATGTGCAATGATCCAATTCCTCTCTTGGCTGCCAGAGCAGCTGCGGCTCCGTGCAGTAAAACTCCGGGCGGGCCCTCCCGGCTGCGGCTGACCTCCACTTCCACCCAGCGACAACCCGAAAGGCCGCTCCCGATAGCCTTCAAAACCGCTTCTTTGGCTGCAAAACGCGCGGCATAGCAGGAAATGCGGTCACGTCTGGCCTCGCAATAAGCAATTTCCGCGGAGGTATAGACCCGCTCCAGAAACCGGCTGCCTGACCGTTCCACAGCAAGCTTGACCCGGTCGATTTCGATAATATCGGTTCCTACACCAATTATTGAATCATCACGTTTATATTCTTGGACCAAAACCGTTTCTCCCCAAAAATGCTATCTGAAAATACAAAAGCCTTCTTAAAAAAAGTTGGCGTGAATTATTCGCACAAATGAAGCATTAGCTATAATTAAAAAATTCGCCGGCGCCGGTAAAAAACCTGCCTCAACCTTATCTGACTTAACAGACAAGCATTCTATTAAAAACCTTACAACTGCCCGCCTATACACAAAAGCCCTCTAACCGCTGCTGATTAGAAGGCTCTCTACAGGCCCAGGATCTTTTTCAACTTTTTGGCCTGGGCCCGGCTGACCGGCACCTCACTGGTCTCCTGGTCCTCAACGGTAAGGTTATAGGTCCCGTTGAAGAAAGGCACAATCTCTTTTACTTTGTGCAGATTGACCAGGTAACAGCGATGGGTCCTGAAAAAAACGTTGGGGTTTAAGCGGGCCTCCAGTTCCTTCAGGGTAAAACGGGTGAAAAGCTTGTTATTAAACGTTTTGATGTAGACATAATCCTGCTCTGTAAAGGCATAGAAGATATCGGACTCTGCAACCAGGATAGTTTTACCCTGCTTTTCCGCGGGAACACGTTCGATCCTGATCTGGTTTGGGGGTGGGCCTGTTTTGAGTTCGGCTTCGCGCTCGGCTCTGACCTCGCCTGCGCTTTGAAGGACGCCGGCCTCCTGGGTTATTTTAACAACCTTGTCAATCGCTTTCTTTAACCGCTTCGGCTCAAATGGCTTAAGGATATAGTCCACAGCGTTAACTTCAAACGCAGAGACCGCGTACTCGTCATAAGCCGTAACAAAAACAATATGCGGCCGTCTGGGCAGTTCCTGGATGACCGCTCCCAGTTCCAGCCCGCTCATGCCGGGCATGGATATATCCAGAAAAAGGACCTGGTAATCCAGCGCCTTAATCAGGGCAAGGGCTTCCTGGGCATTGGTAGCCTCACCGACGATTTCCACATCTTCGGTGCTGTTCAAAGCATGTCTAAGCTCCTGTCTGGCTGGGTATTCATCATCCACGATCAGCGCTTTAAGCTTCAACAACAGCCCCCTCCTCCCGGTGTTTCTTCAGGGGTATCCGTATATACACCGAAGTGCCTTTGTCGACCTCACTCACTATTTTTAGACCGTAATCCTCTCCATACAGGCTCTTTAAACGTTCGTGCACGTTGCTCATACCAACCCCGTTGCCGGAACCAAAACCCGGCAGCAGCACCTTGGGCAGTCTGTCCCGGCTGATTCCCAC
This region of Pelotomaculum schinkii genomic DNA includes:
- the acpS gene encoding holo-ACP synthase, giving the protein MVQEYKRDDSIIGVGTDIIEIDRVKLAVERSGSRFLERVYTSAEIAYCEARRDRISCYAARFAAKEAVLKAIGSGLSGCRWVEVEVSRSREGPPGVLLHGAAAALAAKRGIGSLHITLSHSREFAVAFAVATGRGANA
- a CDS encoding LytR/AlgR family response regulator transcription factor, giving the protein MKLKALIVDDEYPARQELRHALNSTEDVEIVGEATNAQEALALIKALDYQVLFLDISMPGMSGLELGAVIQELPRRPHIVFVTAYDEYAVSAFEVNAVDYILKPFEPKRLKKAIDKVVKITQEAGVLQSAGEVRAEREAELKTGPPPNQIRIERVPAEKQGKTILVAESDIFYAFTEQDYVYIKTFNNKLFTRFTLKELEARLNPNVFFRTHRCYLVNLHKVKEIVPFFNGTYNLTVEDQETSEVPVSRAQAKKLKKILGL